The Meriones unguiculatus strain TT.TT164.6M chromosome 3, Bangor_MerUng_6.1, whole genome shotgun sequence genomic sequence GTAAATGCCCCAGAATGAACGCATGAAGTCACGAGGAAGTCCACACTCAGGCCACTTCTGCAGCACGGGGCTTCTTCCAAGGTCAGAGCAACCTTATTTCCTTTGGAGTTAAAGGTTCAGCCTGGCTAGGAAGACGTctaagtaaagtgcttgccatgaggCCTGAGGACacgagttcagatccccagcacccatgtaaaagccaagtACGGTGATCTGAATCTCTAACTCCAGACAGAAGGGTTCCTTGAACCCATTGTCCAGCCATCTAGATGAATTGATGGGTTCCAGCTTCAGAGAGAGACAATTACAAAAAGATGGAGAGCAATTGGGAGGATCCCctaggttgacctctgacctccatacataccCATActtgacacacacatacacacacacacatcacacaacacagacacacaaaggttGAAACTTCCATTTCCTCATCTTAGAAGAGGTTGAAATACTTTTACTGAGCTATCCATCCTGACAGGAATGTTGATTTCATTTTTGAGTGCAACAAAGCAAATGTGGCTACAAATTGGTAGAAATAATGACTTGTCTGAAAGCTCTATTGAAACTGGAATGTGCTAGAATTTCTGAGCCTCAGAAGCAAGGCAGCCTGGCATCTGATTGAAATAAACAAGGTCAGCTGCCATCTCTAAGATCTGTCTGAATAACTAAAATTCCAAAGATTAATTGCTAAAATAACTAGATAAAATTACTATGCCCAGAAATATTAAGTTGTACTTATCTGGACTATGGTTAAGAAAATGTACACCGGAGCTCTCTTTGGCAGACACATGGATCCCCATGATCCCACCTTAGCATCAACTACAAAAGAAGATGGCTGAGGGGCTGGTCCCTATGGATGAGCTTGCCAAGTAAACATGCAATTTCCTCCCTGGAGAAGGGCGTGCTTTGATTTTCCATAACTCAAGAGGGAATCTGTATTTCAGTCCTTCCTCAGCCCTGTCTGCTCAAGCACCCGTCTCCAGGCAGTTCTGTGGTTAATCTATGCTACGAGATTTTATTCACACTAGTCAAGGCCAGAACACAAGTAACTAGTTGTTCTGTGGTCATCCAAATCCTGATATAAACACAAagattcctttttctttgcttttctccttGGTGACCTCAAATAAGTCTGTCATCCTGAGAAAAGAGCAGGGGCCTATGTGAGGAGTCAGTGCATAGGCTTTGCTTTATGTCAGTCATTCGTCCTGTCAGAGGCTCACACAAGATCCCTCCGAGACCAGAAGCAAGGAGTGCAGGGCTCTCAGGTGACACTGCTTTTGGACCTCCAGCAGTgtaaaggagaaggagggagtgaTTTCAGGACAGGAgagtgaagaagagagagatgaagagTGCAAGAGAAATAAAAGGACAATCAAGGAGTGTGTGGAGCAGGAGGGTGGGAGCAGGCCTCTTTCTCATTTAGAGAAGACTGTCAGGCTACATCACAGATGTCTTGATGCTCGAGGAAGCACGGCCCCCGTCTGTGAAGACACAACAGCCAGCCCGTCCCTCCCCGTATCTGTGGCTCTTCCGTCTACCCGGCCCTCCTACATGTGCAGGAGCACAATACCTTGAGGACCTGGACCAGTGCGGTTGTACTGAGAGATAGCCCCACAGATGGCAATTCTTCCAAATGTCTTCATCTGGGCTATAACAGTATTTGAAAACTCTCCACCCACCTAAGCAGACAAccagagacaaaaacaaagcacTTTAAATGCTTTTAAGAATCCATCTAGAAGAAGCAACAAATTTGATTGAGTCAGTACAACAGTTGTAATGATTACAGCTAAAATACATCAGAAATGGGCATttccaggaggtagaggcaagaggatcagaactTTAAGGTCATTCTCAGTTATACagtgagcctgaggccagcctggattacatgagatagtttgtaaaaaaaaaaaaaaaaaaaaaaaaagggggacattTTCATTTGACCTCAGGAACATACTTTATAAAGCATAAAGTTAATATGTTAAATATTCGAATCTTCTGCATAGCCCAATAGTCTCATTGCCCTATAATCTAAAGATATGTAAAAATACACAAAAGGAATTTGAGGAACAAAGCTATGGGACTCACACAtcaaatttcaaaatataaagcAAAACTCAATTCAGGCAACATGAAAATAGAAATACAGGTCAGTGCAACCAAACTGAGGCCATTACATTTACCATCAGTTGGTTTTCCACATGAATGAATGCCAAGACAAGGTCATGGGTGGAAAGGCCTTAACAGCTTCTGCAGAACTGCAAATCCACCCAGAAAATATCAAAAGTGGCTCTCTTACACTTCACACACAAGTGTGTATGTAATGCAAACAAGAAGATCAGAACCAACACCTTAAACTCTTAGTAGAAGCAAAGAAGAAAGTATCAGTGGCCTAAGAAGGCAACTTCTTACACAGCACAGCATATGCCCAGCCAGCCACAGAGCTAATTGAAACCTCTGTGTTTCTGCGGATACTGTCCAGAGAATAAAGATGGCTCATGGAGCTGGAGAAAACTCCTGGAAACCACGTTCAGTCGGTATTCATTCTCACAGGATTCCATGTTTGTGAACTGTATTACTTGCTAAGATTCATTTGTGCCTTCAAAGTGGGACCCAGGTCACTTGCAGACATGGGTGTTCCCAGCAGAGACTGAAAAAGCGAGGTGATGCTCTGCCTTCCTGTGATACAGTGGCGACCTAAGGATGGGGACCGCGGAGCCCTGTCTCTGAGCAGcattgtgagtgctgggattataggcatagtTACCACGTCTGGCTATGCAGTTTAAATGAATCCCATGGTCTGTGCATTATATCTTAACAGATCTCCCCCCCCCAAAGAGTATACTTTTTTCCTACATTCTAGCTGAAATTTTAGAAACATGTTCCTTTACATAAAACTTCATTGGCAAGTCAGATAAATTCAGTTTGTACTTACATTATCAAAATAGCAATCATAACCATCAGGAGAGGCTGCTCTCAAAGCTTCTTCCAATGACTTTACTGTCTTGTAGTTAAAGGCAACATCAAATCCAATCTTCTTAAGATAGGCAACCTTTTCATCAGACCCTGCTGCTCCAACAACTTTGCAGCCCTAGGTGGGGAAAAAATGCAGACCATTATCAGACAGGAGCACAGCCCAATTCTGCTGTCCCAGTCCTACACGACCGGGTTGCTCAAGATCACACCTTGTTGTAGTCACTTTCCACATTCGGACAAAACACCTGAGAAAACACGTTGAAGAAGGAAAGCtacattttggctcacagttttagacACTCTATTCTGTAGTTACTTGGCGCCGTATTTCTGGACTCAAGATTATGTTTATCGCAGCAGAAGGGCATGGCTTTAAGAAAGCCACTCAACCATGGCAtccaggagaaagagaaaagacaaagacagaTAAGAAGAATCTAGAACAATCTTCAAAGACACAATTCCAGAGACCTGATTCCTCCAGCTAAGCTCTTGCTTTCTAGCTTGTCCCATCTACCAACAATGCCATCAAACCATGAATCTGGTTTGATTAATCCACTGATGAGGTCAGACACCCCACCTTAACCCAATCACTTCACATAAGTGCCACTTCTGAAATGAGACCAAGCTTTCAACACATGGGAACAAACTTCCTAACCAAACCACAGAATACTCCACACACAAGGCAATCCACAGTAACTCAGCAGATCCTAAGGGTGAAACGGGTCCCTAACCCAGTCTAGAGCCCAGCTACAGCTGGCCTGACCACTTAGCAGATTCCATGCATGTCTATTTTGTTCGAAGTTCATTTCAACCTGCTGCTCTAATAACCTAGTCATTTGACTTCCTGAGTTTTTCACTCTGGAGCACCCTGCTTCCTCCAATGACATGTATACCATCCCAGTGCAGTggtctttgttgttgctgtgctttagttttaggtgtgtgtgtgtccatgtccaGATGCtcaggaaggccagaagagggcatcagatcctctagaactggatatacaggtagttgtgagccaccatgtaggtgctgagaactgaacttggagGAGCAAGTGTTCTAAACTCTGAGCCGTCTCCAGCACGGTGAGTGCTTCTTTGGAACATCGTTTGCACGCCCCAAGTATTTTTAAgatgttatatttattattaatcatGACGTGTGAGCATGGGTGTGTGCGTACAACAACACGCAGACGGAGCCAGGACACTCTGTGGAGGTGGCCCTCCCATCTTCCTGCGCCTTTACAGCAGTTCCGGAGACTGAACTCAGCCCACCAGGTCGGTACAACCTCTTTGTCCACGGGGCCATCTCTCCACTCCCAatcttttctataaaatatttgcaatttAAATATTggaaatatttctaatttattgtatAAATCTAGCCTATGCTGAATTgagaagaaacaaagcaaaaccttcAAATCAGACTCACATGTAAAGACAGAGGCAAAATTCTCTCTCAGTGTTATCAAATCAGGgactggggtgtagctcagtggtaggtgCTCAGTTGGATTACCAGCCTTACCCCAAATGCTACTAAATCAATTCCAAAAGTATAAACTGTTTTTGGAATGCTAGAATGGCACTGGAAAACAAACGCAACTGGTTGGCTGTAAAGCTAACATGACAAAAGCTGAAACAGTATTTATAAAATTTAGCTTCTTTTCCCAGGTATGTATTTACATAcctaaatattttctaaaacctgatTTGTGTTCAAGCTCCTCTTAGTAATAAGGACCAACTCTTGGCTATTAGACATAGACCAACATTCAACTCTATTCCGCTTACGTTCTCCTATAAGAACATGTCCTAAGTCCTACCCAGAAGCCTTCGGCAAAGCTATCTCACCTAGCTACATCACCTGAGAACATCTCCACTATGAGAAATGAAATCCTGACCAGGTCTGAGCTGCCGGCTCTCCTGTACCCCCACCATCTGACTGCATGCCCTCAGCAGAGACCTGCCCACATCAGAACCTACACTCAGCACACACTTCTACCCAGGAGCCAGTTCCCAAACAACGGCCCACCACCTGACGCTGCTTGCCCATCTCTTCCTGGTGCAGCAGCCTTTGCAATGAAGCCATGTGAGTGATGACTCCTGGTCTGGCGGACCGAAGTCCCTCTGTGAAATTCCCGGGGCAATCATGAAGGAAGGCAATTAAGCTGAGCAAAAGAATTCTTAGTAAAAATACTAccgataataataataataataataataataataataataataataatagaaaactaGTGCTAAGTCTCAGGAGTCTCGGTGGGTGCATTCCTGACTCGGTATATGCAGTGTTGTCAATCAACCCtcacctttttcttccttttctcaccTTCAGTCCCAGAAAGCCCTCTGCAGTCACTGCTGCACTCTCACTGCACACTGGGGGGCTTGCAGGTGTGTGATGAGAGGGGGACACCTACCTTGAGTTTAGCTATCTGTCCCACGACAGAGCCCACTGCTCCTGCCGCTGCGTTGACCAGGACCGTCTCTCCACTCTTCATGCCACAGATGTCAAGCAGGCCAAAGTAGGCAGTGAGGCTAAGGAAAGAACATAAGGATGTAAAtagctctcactctctctctttctcctctcctcctcctttgccatGTAGCACGATCTTTTAAATTACAATCTTCCTACCATTTCACAAGTGCTAAGAAAACTATGTTACATACCAAgacaatttcacacacacacacaaacacacacatacacacatacgctAGCCTTCAACTCATTATCTCCCTGCCTTAACTTCTGAGTAGCTGAAATTATTGAATAGCTTGGATTTCAATGTCTCTTGTGTGTTACAAAATGATTTCCCATGTTGACAACACTAGAAGATGGTGGAGCCTTTAACAAGTGGGGCATCTCTGACCTAACTTTGCCCCTCTTTCACTTAGCTTCAAGAATAATTTTAGATTACCTTTAACTGGCAAGTAAAAACTGCATAAATGGAGATACATAAAAATATCTATGTATAATACAGAACATGCTTTACATATTCATATACAGGAGAATAGCTAACTTGAGCTAATTCACACAGCAATCATTTCTGTGGTCAGAACACTTCAAATCTATCTTTCAGTAATTTTCACCCTAACTTATCGTTCCCAACTATGCTCACCCGCTCATCAGCTCACCCTGCTGTACCATAGATCTCTTAAACTAACATCTTCTTTCTAAGTAAATTTCATATCTTTGGACCAACATATCTCTGAGCCCCCGTCATTATACCCTTAGCTTCTACGGCATCCACTTCTGCTACAGTTTACACTCATAGTTTGCAGATAAGCTGATCTCCCCTCCTACCTGAGGCTCATGTATTGAAGGCTTGGCTTCCAAAGCAGCACTATTTAGAGATGTGGTATTGGCAAATTATTAAATCAAGAGGGCTCTGATGTAATCAATGGATTACATCATGAATCCATGGTGGATTCATGATAGCATGAGGAGGTGGGAACTAGTTGGAGGAAGTAGATCCCTGTGGGCAATGCCCTAGAAAGACGCATCTCATCCCTGGTTCCTTACTgtatttctcttcttcctggaTGACATAAGATAGGAAACTCTGCCCCATCATTCCCCAGGTAACATGATCATCCAGGTGTCATCACAACAGTGCTAACGAACTGAAGCCTCTGAAACCATGACCCAGAAGAAACCTTTCCTCCATTAAAATTGCTGTTCTCAGGTCTTTCTCACAGAAATAAGCTCACATAAGATGAAAATGAGAACAAATGGTATTTGCCTTTCTCTAGGTTCACCTATGTTATCATAACTTCcaagatttccttctttttaaaggcTACACAGTATCCTTTTGTATataatattttcttcttccactaagactttcttccctttcttattTCTACCATTTTTCTCTAATCGGTCTTTTTGTCCTACATCTCTTTTTGCTGATTAAGTTATAATGTTAGACATTCTGACAAACAAAACACACCCATGACACTTACCCTGTCATGCCAACTGTCCCCAAAGCCAGAGACAGTGGTAACTTGTCTGGCCACCCCTCAGGCAGCTTTCTCAGTCCATTCCCATCAGAAATGGAATGTGATGCCCAGCCTAAAAAAGCCAATACAATGGTTCCTTCCGGGAAGGCCAAGTTCTTACTTTCCACAACTCTGAAAGATAAACGTACAATAAAACACGTGATATCTTTTCCCTTTCCTGGGAGTCAGGAGTCTGTGTGAGGAATGTTCACAAAAAGGCACCAAGGTAAACAGTCCATGACTGACACCCAAGGAATCTCCCCTTAGCCATGTGGAAGCCATCAGAGAGGAACATTCTCAACTGGTCCCGCATTCATCCCTGTCCCTGCCCACATCCCTTCTTTTTAGCAAGTGTCGTCTATCCTCTACTCCGGGGGCCTAATCCTCCATCCTCTGCAAACACAAGTATCTGTTCATTTGATTAGCAAGAAACATAAAACTTTACAGAAAGAAAGCCTGCTGATGGGTAAGAGAGTCTGCCAGGTGGGGAAAGACAACCAGCTCTGAAGGAGAAAGATGATTGTAACATAAAAATTGActgataatttttaattaaagatataaaagaaaaaaaagatataaaagaaaatatcaatatttttttcatcattttgaaaAATTTCTTCAGCAAATGAGATGAAGCCCAAAAGCCACAATTACAAATGTCCATCATTTTAAGCTATGGTTGAATACTAGAGAAAGGCAAAGACCTGAGTATCTGTCTTTGTAACACCCCTGGTACAGAAGCAGTCTTTGCAAACCAATAAAGCAGAAGAGAAATCCTACAGTAAAAGTGAAGTGGACTCAAACATAACTCATAAGAGAAAGCTGACAGTTAactcacaagaagactaacatCACTAACAGCAAAGGCAAAGCAAACTGAACTAAACCAAGGGTCACCCATTCATCTCAGATCACTGTGGAGGGAGGGTAGCAAAACTAACTCCATCTTGAATTATAAGTTTAGTGAAACCTGCTAAAGTGGCGTGAACTTTTATAaccttttgtttctgttattctgtagaccaggatatACTGCTGACATAGTTACTAGGGAAACAGTACTGTTGCATGCTTGAGCACCGGTGCAAGGAACCTGGATTTCGCATGACCTCCTCGTGATGAGGAAGTTGGCTTTGCTGTATAAGTGCTTTTGATGTATAAAGAAAGCCAGGACAGAACAAACTGGCTTCATCCTTACTGAAGTCCTCTAAGCTTTGTCTcactttgtcttttctctttaatCCTCACCCCCTCTCTCAAAGCACATGTACTTTGACTGAGCGGGCTCAGTCAGATTACCAAGACTGATGGCCAAGGAGGAGCACAAGGATCAGGCAAACAGGTCCATTGATACTGCTTAAGGGAGCAGACACCCATGCCATCTTTTGGAAGAATAATTTATCAACATCTTTCCAAAATAAAGATATGTACGTTGGGGCAGCGAGGTGGCACAGCGGTTAAGCGCTCTCTCTACAAGCTGGGACTCTGGTTTAGTCCCAGATCTCACAGGGGAACTGACCCctgaaagctgccctctgacctccaactGTGCTCCTGGTACCTGCACACCTgcaccccaccaccacacacactaataattataaataagtagcttaaaattaaaaacacacatagAACCTTTGTGCAGAATTTATATTTTGGGAAATATGATGTAAAGCATTTGTGTCTATGTGGCCAAAtaacatacagagagagacagacagacagacagagatagagacagagacagagagatgtaaGCTTCATTAAGAGTCACTAGAAGTAGAAAACTTTGAAAATAGCTGTTATAGTAATAGGTTCAGTTAAATGGAAGAATGTAATAGATGATATATTTACACGCTGACAACAGTGTATGACTTACTAAGAAAAGCCGATTTGCTGGCAGGTATATAAAAAAACCATCAACGCCCATACTTaacatattttgaaataatacACTAATAACTGACTCAGGGGAATCTTTCCATTTCCAAATTtcaatttatttgaatttttacaaTAATCAGGAACTAAATATGCAGGGCATTATTTATGTCACTATAAGTAAGGACGGCAGAGAGAGGCTCAAATGACAGCTCTACATCCCACGGATGGTTTATGTCGTCAACTTGCCTGGTTGAGAGCCACCTAGGAGTTGAGTCGGTGCACACCACCAGATCCGCCCTGAGGGGATTAACTAATGTGGGAACTGCCTTGGATGTAAGCAGCATAGGCTGAGGGCTCAGATGGAATAAAAGAGCAGAGATGAAAACCAGATGCCACAGTGTTCTCACTCtccattcatccatctacctatctgtctgtctgtctgtccatccgtctatccatccatccatccatctatccatcatccatccatctatctatctatctgtccgtccgtccatccatccatccgtctatccatctatccatctatccatctatctatctatctatctatctatctatctatctatctatctattgttgGGGTTTGGTCTGGTGCCATGCATTCAAATGCTAAATAACTGGCCCCTAAGATCTGATTGCAGCCCAAACAAGCACATTCTCACATATACCAAGtgatgttgtgtaaactttgctcacCAATATTCTCTAGTTAAATAAAGCTGCTGACAGCCTGTAGGTGGGCAgaaaagaagcaggcagagcttaggttcctgggcttggggtcTCAGAGAGAGACTATGAGGCCAGGAGAAGcaggaaaggaagcagaagaTACAGCAAGAGGAGAAGCCAGGAGAGAAGGAAGTCTCCATGGGACAGGATGGACCATGAGCACGTGGCCGTAAGGGCTGGCCCGATGGatcagaagcagcccaggcaggaacaatTACAGCGAGTAGCCTGGGGTGTGTAGCTGAGAAGTaacaaaatagcttagagggttgatattTGCCCAGTTACTgtgctttaaagcttttattAATCTAAAAGGTCTCTGTCTTGATTATCTGGGGAACTACTTGGGGTAGAAAAACCCTCTAGAGTCTAATATCCCTTctacaactctctctctcttctctcaggtACTGGTCAGAGCCACACCATCCTTCCTTCTCACCCAGTTAAGAAACTGTTTCCTGGTGAGCTGTACAGCTCAGAGAAGTAGCTGCAGTGGCTAGCAGTGGACAGACACAGACCTGGCAGGAGTTAGAGAAAACGTTTCTCCAAATACCAGGATTGTGTCAGTGCTTACCTGGCCACTTGCTCACCCATCATCTTATCGCCCTCCTTCAATCTTTTTGCTgcaaacctgaaaaaaaaataaaataaattccattCTTAGTGTGCAAGAACGCCTGGGAGAAAACATCTTGAGCATCAAGGCAAATGGCAAAAGTCTGGGACACTGTGTGCAGAAACAATGCCCAATGTGCCAGGGCAGAACAACCATGGGAAACACAGCGTGAGCCGTTCCTGCTCTGGATCCCAGAATACGCATTCTATCAACAAATGTGAGAAGCTTACCACAGTGTTCTGTTGGAGGTGAATTTCTGTCAATGATATTCAAAATACAGCGCAGGTTCTGCTGATATTTGTCACCCTAACATTAACCAACCCCAAAAGGATGGCAattactattttgttttgtttaatcgAGTCTCCTATGACTGGTCTTAACttgtggtcttcctgcctcagcttctcaaagtATGAGCTACTGTGCCCATTTGCTAGTTAACATCATTAAATGGTAATTTTTGAATCAAGAGTTGAATCTTTGCCCATCAGCCATGAGGGAAAAATACTCTGTGATGGCTGCATTACTCACTTAGGTTAAAACCCTGCTGAAGCGCCATTGAAGGGCATTTATTCCTTCCTTGCCGTCATGTGTTTTCTGAATTATAAGTCCAAGACAACTAtgaaccacatttttaaaaactggtgaACAGAAGGCAAAAAGTGATGACTTTAGTCCTAGCGACTTCTGCTCAACTCTTGCCagcacttcctcttcctccctgcccctgcctccgcACTCATCAGTTCTGGAAGCCACTCCACTGAGCAGCAAAAGGCAAGCTGTGCAGAGCGGACCTTTGcctacagcagataaacacctaTGAATCTCATCACTGGCACATACAGGGAGGAGCGGGGAAAAGCCTGGTGTTTTAGTCAGGAGCTGTCTTAAAAGATGAGCGACTGTGCTTCAAAATATGGACCAACATACAACATAAGAAGCCAGGAGAGAAACAGTACCTCATGTAAGGATCCACAGAGAGGAAGAGGGCTTCAAGCAGGACCTCTACAAAATAAAGCATTCCAGAGTAGTTAGAGACCCGAGACCTGATGGCTGCGACGCTCTGGCATTCTGAATAAACAAGCCTGGTTCTTCTGCGAGGGGCAGAAGGTGCTATTGATTTTACCATGGTGTGGGTTGATCCCAGAGCCGTGTGCATGTAAGAGAAACTCTCTTGCCATAAGCCTCACCTACAGCTGCCCACCTTCCTCCTAATGAAGATGACAAGGGCTTTCGCATTTGGCCCAGCCCAGTTGATCATGACGACTGGGCTACCTGTATTATCATAGATGATCAGTTTGTTTGATGCTTTCAACTACTGTTCCGTCCTAGTTAAGGTCCAGTTAAGTAACTCACCCAAAGCCACGTGTGTGAGCACCATGCTCCAGTGTGCACGTAGTGTCTCGCTTTCTCCTGCTCTGGTAAAGACCATGACCAGAGCCAATTCAGGAAGGAAAGGGTGTATTTCACCTTACATGCCCCCATCCGTGCAAAACCTCCaggaaggagcctggaggcaggaggtgaagCAGAGCTTCTGCACACTGGCTTACTCTCACGGCTTGTCCAGTCTACTTTCTTATACAACACCACCTGACCCCCCCAGGGTagccccacccacagtgagctgagccTATATAAATCAGCCAAGAAAAGGTCTAGAGACACGCCTACAAGCAATCTGATGGAtccatttttctcagttgaggttcctcttcccagataaccctagcttgtgtcaacttgaccaaAAACTACCCAGGGCACATCCTATTTTATTACCTACCTCATCAATACAAAAGAAGATGTACTTTGTTAAAGTGACCTCAACTTATATTTCTGAAACCTCGAaattttcgttttgttttgttttgttttttgagacagcattttctatgtagccttggctgtcctagactcactttatagaccaggctgacctcgaactcatagagatccatctgcatctgcc encodes the following:
- the Ptgr1 gene encoding prostaglandin reductase 1 → MVQAKSWTLKKHFEGFPTDSNFELKTTELPPLKNGEVLLEALFLSVDPYMRFAAKRLKEGDKMMGEQVARVVESKNLAFPEGTIVLAFLGWASHSISDGNGLRKLPEGWPDKLPLSLALGTVGMTGLTAYFGLLDICGMKSGETVLVNAAAGAVGSVVGQIAKLKGCKVVGAAGSDEKVAYLKKIGFDVAFNYKTVKSLEEALRAASPDGYDCYFDNVGGEFSNTVIAQMKTFGRIAICGAISQYNRTGPGPQGPPPELVIYQQLRMEGFLVTRWQGDVRQKALMDLMNWVSEGKIQCHEYALEGFEKMPAAFMGMLKGENLGKTVVKA